Part of the Myxocyprinus asiaticus isolate MX2 ecotype Aquarium Trade chromosome 17, UBuf_Myxa_2, whole genome shotgun sequence genome, TGTATGTTCCAATGAGGAAATACATGGCTTAATATGATCATGATTAAATAGGTGCTGTGTAAATGTTACCTTGTTCCAGACTGCCCCGTGGATATGGCATTGCTGATAGATAGCAGTTACAACATTGGACAGCGGCGGTACAACTTGCAGAAGAACTTTGTCAGTAAGCTTGCAATGATGCTGAAGGTGGGAACACCAGGACCTCATGTTGGAGTGGTGCAAATCAGGTGAACTGTACACATCTAGGTTCTTTATTATATCTAGTGTATTTGGTTTGTCAACAACATAATACTTTATGTTTTCTTTCCAGTGAGACACCTCGAACCGAATTTTACTTGTCTAATTATACTACAGCCAAAGACGTGACTTTTGCCATCAAGGAGATTACGTACATTGGGGGCAATACAAATACAGGTCTTTAATGCAACCTTCAATACTCATTTCATATTAATTATTAAGTGAAATAACTAATCTTGGATCATCTTAATACAATCTTGCCACCCTAAATGGAATGTTCCTGATACAATACCCTTAGTTTTTAATAACAATACAAAATCACATTAATATTAATGTCAATGGGACAAGGCATTGCACCTGAATACACATTAAATTACACACTGTTTTCATAGTAGTAGTGTGTTAGCCACAAGACttacacattatatgttttaacAGGATGATTTAGCCATGATATACAAAGTCATATCCATTATTTCAACCTGACCACGTATAGCCAGTAACTTTCACTCATACGTGCAGAAAGGGACATGATGTAACTAACAGTATTGTTTACATGGAGCAAACAGGAATTTCAGTACATGCCTAGAAGTTCACTTGCCTAGAACAATAGTCCCAAGGATGATTTTCAGCTCAAATAACATTGTAAGAaagaatggtaacactttacaataaggttccattcgttaaaatAGAGCCGGTCAGCTTGTAGTCcacaaacccggaagagaattcgccatgggttcctatgggattttcctatgggtttttataatggagtttttgaatttatgagtaaaataaggtctgtggtaaacattacttgatgatatgtggacgttttgttctacaacataaattacacacagccatacatcaaacatgaattttgaagccgctgtgcgtttaaaaaaaaaaagtatataattcaatacggcttcagAATTCATGTTTgatgtatgactgtgtgtaatttatgttgaagAACCAAATGTCCACGTATCGTCCAGAAATGTTTACCACAGgaattattttactcataagtctaaaaaccccattataaaaacccataggaaaagcCAGTGGGAACCCATGGCAGATTAGACTTCCgagtttgcctacaaattgatgaCACGGCTAAACAATtctattagttaatgcattaggtatcatgaactaacaataaacaaaaatgtttttacagtatttagtAATCTTTctttatgttagttaataaaaatacaaatgttcattgttagttcatagtgcattaactaatgttaacatatgcaacttttgattttaaaaatgtattactatatattGACATTAACATAAAAGTAttgcttattgttagttcatgttaattaatgttgctaacaaatgttaacaaatgtaaccttattgtaaaatgttaccgaaataattaatgtaagtgctttatcaaaaatatgagcttcacatttctgtttttaaacccttTGGAGTGCCTTGCCCCATTGATTTccatagtaattttttttctgtatttttacaaactgaggggagagtcaaaattatttttatttacagcatgcactgaaaaaaaaacttctttttttccttaattagtatttttgacgTTGTTcagcaaaaatatttaaacatctttaaaacaagacaaatttacttgagaagcaaaattgtgcaattAAGCATAAACCTATGTAAATATTGTTTGGGTTTacgtttaaaacaagaaaaacaaattgcATATGGAGTGAAAAGTAATTACAGAAAGAGtcttaaataattttgattatcaagtacatttatctacggagccccttagaggacagaccaggattttcttttttctttttttctaaaatatttttgcgttcccttgcatttAGTTTcgcgcatttgccctatatacgCTCAAACTTTTTCTTCAgtattttcttccttcaagactgacATCGTCTCGTCTTGACTACGCGTCTGGATCAGCCCTCTCTTCGCCGTCGACGGACACCATCAGCGGACAGGACTCCTTGCAGACGCATCAAGACGTTCTTCGCCTGACTCTCAGCGCCTTCACCGAAAGATTCACCCGCACCCTCTAGTgttctgggtagggttgcaccagctgtgcgtaaggtctcacgtaagttgggacgtaaagttcacactaagggcttagtaactactagttattttgtaactaagtcagtgcttaatttggttgcaccacctgctcttaaggcaagacttatctagtaggtcgtaagctctccgtctCTGTactagtcgcataatatgacgtatACCTGTATTGATctaataaacagccttcaaatttgtacacagaagtgttaaaaagctgtgcatTTCAGTTTATCTcgctacggttgatgttcaaaccttgtttgctcacgtaactgtcagctgtaataaattatatccccattaaaatatgatacgtaataaaagtagatttaataaatagtatatttgccctgtgtaaataacaatatataggaactgtatctaaaataaataaggggtgataattaaatactaatacaacaggctggtaaaatagacatttattcattttaatatcctatatatattttgaatgtgttgaaacttgacaccgggcgacgcaaactgaaaacggcaccgttagatcggtttcatgctgaagagctgcttaaaagtaagttctctctctctctctctctctctctctctctctctctctctctctctctctctctctctctctctcaaatgtaAACGAGTATAAATGCCAACACCAttatatatgtcgaaaggactgaagcatGTCAACCAAAACAcaagctcattgatgtcattatatatcagtctgcttttttattccatcagttactcctggtcggagtcttccgtaaatatttagtttatacgtagggttacatcctacctaagtttaatggtgcaacgctcaaatatttagtagagcgtaaactgtggcttagtgcccatttacgccacaactaggctaagttttaacttacgcacagctggtgcaaccggtccCAGGGCCGCACCCACgccgaagcagctctcatggggacGGACTGCCCATGTGAGGACATGAGTCGCCCTCGTTCTGAAGGATGATTCCACCTCCCGCGCCCTCCCGACCAATTCCTCTGTGTTAAGTCTCGAGATGCCACATGAGGAAGCACGGCGGGGCCGCGAGGTAGAGATGGAAGAACCCGAGGAGGATCTCGCGCCAGCGCAAGCCCCACGAGCCCCTCGATCTTCCCACGCAGTgtctgtgtctcatttggaagcctgtgtcctccggaggtcgcatatctcggccgcatacatcagcgaggctgtctcgtttcagaaaagcgagtaggacacttcgaatgcgacattctttcacgggaattcggaggatgctctcacaacccacaattctttgaaAGTAacaccaatttgcccgtaaatatgatgttcaaacgcaaggaatattatttcccaagttgaagtacctcagtagatgggtgcaaagtatataatatgtataattatattaaaatataattaaaataaagtattagactaaaactacacctgtaaaatctattttcttttctctctacatcattataactctcttaaaatttacctcatacattcccttctaaagggacattgttcccttctcactcgaagcgctcccgcttgttaaagagtggcgtgctgtcatagcaaccatgttacgttccgtttccgtttgtcctacgaaggctgtttcgtcgtttaaacgagatttgtttaaaagaggatgctcggtatactgcagccttcaaaggacgcatcctacctagcacgcagccttcgaaaccaGACACAGCGTCTTTGCCAGTGCAGTACGCACGTGACTTTACACTATTAGCGCTGTGCACGATGCGTTACGCGCTCTGAGTGAGAAGCTCCCATCAAATAAGCGGCTGCTATATCTGTGCTCGGTATCCGCGCCCACTCGCGCATTATGCGTCGTGTGGCGCGTGTTACTGAGCATTTCTCAGTGTGTTAAAAAAAACGgtaagagggtggaggagtggccgaggaccaggctaaggcgtatcggagaaccagcgagtaaattttttttctctctatctcctctctctctccttctgccgctccgtgtttgcctttccctctctttttaaatattcttgtcttttttttttttttttggtattatcaCTGTTACAGTGtttgtaccatgtttttttttttgttgttattattgtttccctctccttgtccccTCCTTAGATCCAGGAAGACAGGGATGACCTGCCAGCAGACAGGGCCGGAAGGGCACACCTCCCCCCTGGGAAGGGGTGgtggatgtacgtcatgccgggggctccccggcctgagagaataagggaggaatgtggcagggcggagggcggggccgggtcgtgatacCGCACAACCGACCCCGAATTAGgatgattaagcccgagagggataagaccgactggagacggcagtgcgacagagagagagttacggacagctgtctctctctgtcgcactgccgtcttcGGAGTCAGGTTTTCAGACGAAAAGTGGTGACCATGGATGCTTCCAACACGGGTTGGGGCGCACTGTGCGATGGATGCCCGGTTTTCAGCACTTGGACAGGTGCGAAAcagggcgtggcacatcaactgcttagaaaTGCTAGCCGTCTTCTTAGCAGTGGAAGTTTTCCATTCCGACATGGTGAATCATCACGTTCTGACAATATGTCAGTGGTAGAGTACATAAATAGCCAGGGCGGCACTCAATCGCTACCAATGATGAGCCTCCATCCCTCTCCCCGCATGCGACATACTGTATGTTCCGGGCCGTCTGAACTGCGGAACGGACATGCTGTCGTGCCAGGGACCGATGgcgggggaatggagacttcgtCCTCAGAcggttctgaggatttgggaaatattccgCAAAGCGGAAGTCGACCTATTTGCCTCCTCAGAGAGCCCACTGCCCTCTTGAAATgcacgcctaaaagggcggggctcaaacaccattgccaatcataagattgccgtTATGATACAATGGCTTCAACTAGGTTATGGAAAAGGAATTCCCCATAGCGTTcaaatgcaatgtctcgttcccttcatctcagggaaccgaggttacatgagtaaccggagatgttttctatagtaatattgtagtaactatgaaaagttaagcaaccatgtttttgttttttttttggaccgaaacaatggttttaatacagtatactgtatccatatacagtagtaaccatggttgtactgtatagattaaccatggtaattgTATATAATTGTAGTAAATGTTGTAGTAAAatattgtagtaaaatcataataaccacaaaattatgatttgtattaccatagttttcattttcctttattattactatggtattactatgaatatcaagtttaaatatggttactatcgtaaaaccatggtaaatttatcgTGAGGgcacgtaaaacttattgcgagggagcgcaaactattgtgagggcacacaaaactattttagaaacaAATTTCCAACCTGTCTTCTAAGGGATTttatatttatcttgtttaaaaatgtttagatatttttacctggaaacaagacaaaaataaaatactgttaaagaaaataatttttgcagtgcACCACAGATAATGTCAATAAAGCTGAacttgaaacattcctttaaactttCTGACATAATACATGTCCTTGCTTCAATGAGCAGAGCTAGGCAGGCTTGAGTTATTGGCTTTTGCACAGGTAAGGCCATACTACACACTGTGAGGAACTTCTTCAATCCGGATTTTGGTGTACGGAGAGGTTACCCACGGGTCATTGTGGTGTTTGTCGATGGGTGGCCCTCTGATAACGTGGAGGAAGCGGCAGTTTTGGCCAGAGAGTCTGGAATTAATGTGTTCTTTGTGTCTGTGGCCAAACCTGCACCTGAGGAGATGAGCATGGTGAGCGATCAAGACTTCATGAGAAAGGTGAGTTGTTTCACATATGGAAAAACACCAGTTTAGTGCTTAGGAAACTATGTTCAATGGAAAAACCACAGTTTGCTTACATTATACTTTATATGTATCTGACAGGCAGTGTGCAAGGACAATGAGTTCTTCACCTTCACCATGCCCAATTGGTTTGGAACCAACAAGTTTGTGAAGCCACTTGCTCATAAGCTTTGCTCCATCGATCAAATGCTCTGCAGCAAGACCTGCTATAACTCTGTGAACCTGGGCTTCCTGATCGATGGCTCCAGCAGTGTAGGTGACGGAAACTTCAGGCTAGTGCTGGACCTTCTCGTCTCCATTGCACGCAGCTTCGACATCTCCGACATTGGATCTCACATTGGTGCAATCCAGTTCACCTACGACCAAAGGATGGAATTCAATTTCGATGACCACACAAAGAAAGATGATGCTCTGAGGGCCCTGGAGAACATCCCATACATGAGCGGAGGCACAGCCACTGGAGACGCCATCAACTTTGCTGTGCGGAGTCTCTTTAAACCCCACACAGGCTCTGGCAAGAATTTCCTCATTATCGTCACTGATGGACAATCTTACGATGATGTAAGAGGACCGGCTATGGCCGCCCAGAGAGAGGGTATGTTTTTTACACAAGCACTTCCTTAGATACATCTAGAACGTcttggttatgtatgtaacctcggttccttgagacgaagggaacaagacattgccttctgctaacgcatatggggagtgtccttctacatgacctagttgaaacctctctacaataatgccaatattctaatattggctattgTGTTTtagccctgcccttttaggcgtgaagctgtccactataaaagcaggcacgcaaacaccattccttagaattttctgactgagggacaaagagtacATCGCTCGtacctcaaagaactctgagtcttgtagtgtggccagcattcgcaatgtctcgttcccttcgtctcagggaattgaggttacgtatgtaaccgagatgttcccttacgactcagtacacttgacattgcgttctgCTAACACATacggggaacagaatcccatcacgctgcactacacgacataaccttcccagagaggaaacatgatgccgcagtctcacgggacggcgaccgacatgagtatgctgcaagtgaatgaccctcatggtcagccaggaggggaacactcagaatatatatatgaactatggtTATACAGTATGGATTAACCCCTTCATGAACCCAGTCAGAAAGGAAGTTTATTTACAGTGCCTGTAACTTTGGGAGCACAA contains:
- the LOC127455417 gene encoding cochlin-like, with amino-acid sequence MSIRLPVLHILGILSLSCCTFGSEINVPTPISCGTRAADLPDTHQLVLCPANCTLWSLSVFGSGVYASISSICGAAIHRGIISLSGGPVEVHRLQGRTNYLSSYAHGIQSQFLSQWSSSFTVARTISLPLEVSSQTSSSATAASVTAKKPVKKTVKKPPPTTANRDCPVDMALLIDSSYNIGQRRYNLQKNFVSKLAMMLKVGTPGPHVGVVQISETPRTEFYLSNYTTAKDVTFAIKEITYIGGNTNTGKAILHTVRNFFNPDFGVRRGYPRVIVVFVDGWPSDNVEEAAVLARESGINVFFVSVAKPAPEEMSMVSDQDFMRKAVCKDNEFFTFTMPNWFGTNKFVKPLAHKLCSIDQMLCSKTCYNSVNLGFLIDGSSSVGDGNFRLVLDLLVSIARSFDISDIGSHIGAIQFTYDQRMEFNFDDHTKKDDALRALENIPYMSGGTATGDAINFAVRSLFKPHTGSGKNFLIIVTDGQSYDDVRGPAMAAQREGITVFTVGVAWAPMEDLKAMASEPKESHVFFTREFTGLAQFQQPIVRGICRDFTDYN